Sequence from the Mixophyes fleayi isolate aMixFle1 chromosome 4, aMixFle1.hap1, whole genome shotgun sequence genome:
GTTATAATATGATTTCATAATATCATACTGGGAACCATCTACTTAAAGACCAAGTAGGAGATTACAGAAGGACATGGTCATAAACATAGACTGTTGTGCTATACCCAACACTTCCAGCCAAAGAACAACAGTCTCTAATGTCAGAGGTTTACTACAAAAACATTCATCTTAAGAGTCAATAGTCTTAGAGGACATTTGCCTAGTGTTTGTACATTTTGCCAGCAGCGTAGCTAGAATAGTTTCAACCTTAgtcttaaatataaaatgtggggctTTATGGACTTTACTAATAGTGTGGGACAATTAAACATAATTGTTATATCTGCACTAGTGCCATTTAGAACACACTTACATCATCCTTATTCTTATTCATTATTAAAAGGTGTACTATATTCCATTCAATGTACAGATGTACTTTATATCAATAGTATATATTGATGTCCTAACTGATGTGCTCATGTTCAAACTGTCCTGTTTCACAACCATCAAGCCATAATATTACAGAAGTCTGTGTTTTTAGTATCTCACCTTTTTTAACTTATTCCTGAACTCCTTCATTCTTTCTGTTTCTTCCATTAATTCACATTTGTTGGTTGGCTatgagaaataaaatatatttttataagtacatctacatttgttttaaatttacGCACACATAGCACATCATTTCTGAGCAgatatcaaataaaaatattagcatACATAGGTATATGCAAGTAATTATTCTGAAAATGCGAAACCTCACACATTTTCACATGTGGCTACTATTAAAGATACTGGTTGCTCAAACAAATAACCTTTTAACCAAGGTGGTCTCAACAGggacatacatttattttaaaaaatatatatttctcattCACTTATAATTACAGTTCCATGCTCTGTTAAAACAATCAGGTATGCCTTTATGCTTAGCGGAAAAGTCAATAAGATATGATAATAAGATATGTTTTTCTACAGGTAGTGCCAAAATGGAAAGTCTGTGTTCTCCTTTCCCAAATAGTGCTGCATATTTGGCAGTAAATATGTAAGCCACTTAGCAAAAAAATGATTTTCGCAACACATAAGTCATCATTGGCCCATCTGTAGTGATGTGCTGGTTTCTtgttcattgtaaaaatgtgGATCCTGTGTGATTCCTATTTGCTTATTTTTGAATATTGAAAATGACTTTAGGAAAAAAAGGTTGCATCAAATAAATTTCTGTCATTAAAAACTAGCAATCATCAGACAATGGAGTATGTTACTTTATTCAGAGTAGGCAATCTtattaaaagaaaagaataatGTAACATATGAACAGTCTGAGCAGCGGAGAGACTGTATTGAAGAAAACGGCAATGTTCTTCTTAAGTTCGTTTTTAGAGATAGTTTGGTTTATTTTGGTTCACATATCACCTCTCTTTGTAAACAAattatgttttactctacttttaCTTAGAAATGGAAACCTGTAGGTTGTGCCTGAGGAAAATCTCTTTGAGCGTCTGAAATATCAACAGTAATTTATGAACAGTAAGTGCAAAACTAGAAATGTGCAATAACCCATAATATCAATCTTTTGGAGCTTTGACGGCTCTAGGTCAGTTTAAATAAGATAGTGAAAGGCAGTAATGtttggttgccatgggttactgCACATTCACACTGTTTTGCATATATGCAAATCACTTTATAGTTTGAATAAAGTCTTCTCCACTGCAGAATTTTGACAAAcaatatttttcaattatatttgtccCTAAAATAGTTAAGAACTTGGGTCTACAGCAGAAAACTACACATGCCCCTCCAGAAATCCTGATATAACTAAGAAAATCACAAATGGAGCATTAAAAGGACATGATGTAGCTAGGGTATTGTCTATAGTAAAGTGTAAAAACGCTTTATCTTCTACCAATTGCAAGCAGTTTTAAAGGATACAAGTAGGATTTTACATTTTCATGTATAATTCTGGTATAAGATAAACATTTTAGTGCAAGTCTAGTACCAATTAGGATTTACACATTTCCTCATAGTCATCTTACTAAATGACAGGTTCAAAGTGGTATTTATCACAAAACACTTTTTCGGTTCATAGACAAATAAACTCTCTGAACCCTTTCATTAATAAGTTAGGTCAGGTAATGTCTCCAGATTTGCCATATGATTACATTaaacttattttaataaaaacccTTATTACTTACAAAATAGTTCCTAATACCTTTCCACATATGCCCATTCCTAAAGAGTCATGGCGACAGTAGatttaaaaatctatatatacaaGAGCAAACCTTACAATTTCAGAAATCTTAGGAGGTATACAATGCAAACAGCAAACTAGTGTATGAAGAAGCATAGGTACAGTAAGCCGTGGCTACAATTCCTACTGAATTTTGCTCAATTATTGCAGGTTGCTGGacatcatataatatatgcatacaATCTGGTTAGCAACTCTACAATCTACACATTTCTTACATGATAACCTAAATTATTCTCGTACGTTATTTTCATttccttttacatttattttacttcccAATACTGTCTACTGCACTACTAATAACACTCCATTTATGAAGGTTTACTTGGTTTTAATGGTGGCGTTTACTTCACCTTGAGACATTAACCCGTATGTTGTCCTaacattgtattgtattgtattgtatattacaatttctgcattaCCATTACTGTCATTCCGATTGTTTCTCTACTTCATCTGTCGATTTTAAACTGAAGTCACTTTACAAATAGTAATTATAGTAATCCTTCAGTAGACATGTGAACCTTTCCTCTCTCTATACTTCTTGTCATTTTTATGCTGAAACTAGGTAGGTGGGAGAGTTTAATATATGTGAAACAAACATGTTCAACCTGATAGACATTTCTATTAAGTAAAAACGTCtaaacaaagaaataaacacccttgtttaaaatgaaaacatatttgcaCGAAAATCCAATTTTTAACATGTATACCCTCAAGCCATGCCTTTAAGGTTACTAATACTGCATTCAAATTACTAAAGATTTCTAATGATTTGAGTTGaaattttttttcaaaccaaacAAATGTGAAACAAATGGTACAGCTTTAGAATTCAAATTTTGTAGAGTTTCTGTTTAGTATCACACTATATTGTTACTTCAAGTGAAAGTGAAAGACATAAATATGTTACAACACCTTTTTAAATTTCAAAACACCTTCTAGAATCTCGGCTTTTCACTTTCAACAGCTAGATATTGACCTGGATGCATTTTACTCACACAAAAGCGCAGCAGATCTTCAATCTTCCTGAAGTCTTCATTAATACCAGATTTCTCCGCTTCTTTCAGAACTCTGCCCACGGACAAGACGTTCTCTGAGTAAAATGACAGCAAACTGAGTCTTGTGCTGCAGTTTTCCTGTATTAAAGCAATAGTAAAATATTAGGTTTATCTTAGATTTGTGCATGATTTAAAAAAGATTACCGACTTAAGAATTTACATCTATTTTGCTTACCATAAAATCCTTCTTCAATGCATCAGTTAGTAGCTGTATACTTATTATGTTGTCctgttaaagcaaaaaaaaaaaatattactgtatgACATTTGTAAAGGGGATGCATGCATGTCTCCATCCCTCATAGAAACTTTCTGTATGAGTTTACAAAGTGTTCACTTACTGGAAAACGTTTTATGAACTCTGCAGTCTTGTTCATGAGGTTTGAACTTGCTGTCATTATTCTTGCAGTATAACAACCCCTCTTAACTAGAGGTTTGCTCTCGCAGGTAAGAATCAGTAGAGTGGTCAAACTGAGGGTTTGTATGAAGATGCAACTGATTTTCATTTTCCTAGTTTATGTTCACTTGGCTTCTTTACCTAATATTATGTAACTAATTTTAGTAGCCTAAAATGCTCTTACAACGAGTGTGCAGTTTGCATAAACTCTTAATTCTAGTGGGGTCAAGtgcattgtttgtatttttatagcTCATCCTACAAGTCTCGAAAAAATTCCCCTGTCCTCAGGCGTGACGTTTTCTATAAGGTCTACACAGGTTTACCGGCAGAAAAAAAGGTAAACTTCTAAGAACTATGACCTTAATTACCACAGTAAGTATTTCTTATGTGGCTACCAGACTACAAGACTTTACTTGTGGCTTTGGTTCGTTTAACGTGGTCAGAAAACCCTCAAAGGAGTTTTGAAGTATTTTccttaaaatataacatttgtacCACTGAATCTTCTATTTGCATCATAGTatataatcaaataaaatatactgcTGGTACCTGGGACATTAAACATGATATTTTAAaattagtagcagtagtagtagtaatacaaaaatgcttaaaacattatgaaatattattattattggtagtATTAGTAGTACTAGAATTAGTAGTAGATGTACTAGAAATAAAGGTAGCATACTAGCAGTAGAAGATTAAGTACAGTAGTAGTTTTTTACTATTATAGTAACATGCAGCACATTGTGAATAAAagacaatatttaataatatattgcaAAGAGTGCAGATATTTTGTAAACCTCTGCAACCAATCTagagccttcatcatcatcatcagttatttatatagcgccactaattccgcagcgctgtaccgcCTTGACTGTTAAATGTGATTGTACAATCACCATTGTAACTTTACTAAGGACATTTATAACATTCTTacttgtatatattgtatcaTAATACCGATACAGAAAATACTGGGCTTTCTGTCAAAGTGATGGACTTCATGGCATACCCTCAAGGCAAGCATCTGTCAGAACTTCCTGACAACATAAGGGTCTTACAATCTAAATTGGGTTTCCAGAGTCCTCAAGCTCTGTTCTATACGTCCGGAGGCTTTTATGTCTAGCACTATACCACTCACTTGTGATCCAAGCACCGGTGCCCCAATGCTTGGAAAGAACCAGGTGTCATTACTTCTTGTGTTTCTGAATTTGTCAGTAAGGACATATTCAGATGAGGGATGATGTGATAATCCATACCAACAGTCAATAATATTCATTTTATGACATAATTTCTTTTTAGGAACAGATCCTTTTTGAAATTTGAAATTAACATCTACAAAACAAGTACCAGACTGTCTGTTAGAAATGGTTGGTGACATGTCAGCTGTCACTGTGTATAATATTACCCATACACCTGCAGAAGCATTAACAATAGTAATCCAAAAACCCATGACctttatgtaaaaaaatgctCCCATAACCTGCAGTGATGGTAACAGTAAAGACAATAAGAGAATTTAAGATTATGCTGTCAGGCAAGTTCATGTGTAGGTAAGTTTAATGTGAGAACTATGCCAGCAAGTAGCTAAACCAAGCATGTAAATGATAACAACAGTACAAAGTAGTGATGCAAGCCTATAGACCAACTGGTGTGGTTCATATTTAGAGATTACCCTCCAAACTGTGGATGGGGCTGGAGCAAAGATCGTATTTTTGAACCCTCATCAATTGGTAGACTTTAGTTTAGTCCGCTTTGATTATTAATTCTATttagtcacattttttttttccatttaggtTGTTCTCAGAACCGGAGATTAGACCAAGGGAGTCATGAATATACTTACTGAGAGAAGGGAAAAGACAGAAGTTTGTATCCTCCACAGTGGTTATTATACCCACTGTGTGCTTATTAAAAGGGAAACTGAcactttcttggtcctctcccagacattctggggcAAATCTCTCCACCTTCCTACTTACACACACTTGCTAGACAAACTAGTTTTCCCTCTTTCCTAGACCATGGAATTAATAATTCAAGCTGTGTCATAGGTGATGATGACTTTCCATCCCATAATATCCATACAGTACTCCTCTCCCAAAAACAGGTTCAATGGGTGCGAGTTCTGTGAGAGTTGTCTCACATATCATTACTTTGCATTTAATGTACAGGAGAGAAATTCAATTAAAAGAACCGTGGTACTGATCACGTCTGAAAATAGGGATTTATATAGCAATTTTTTACCCACACCTCCTAGTGTGCGAAGAAATGATGTGCGAGGCAACTCATAGCGAATTAATCGCCCCCTATATGTGTTAACTCTGCTGATAAATTTTGGATGTTTTCTTGGATGTTTTTATCATTAGTATACATGATCCCAAAGGTACCATTAAGGGGGGGTGCTGATATTACTTACAGTACAGTTAAGATTGAGAGCTTACTGAATAATTTGTGGGATGATAAAGACTATTAGAATAATAATACAATCTGTGGGTTTATTAAACTGTATACATTGTATCCTGTTAATAGCTGTtagggctcacgccccaggtatcaactcctagaaccgcttcagaggtcttcgcctatagcagctgcctttcccgtagagctagatgcgctcacaggtactcggatgcccccaggtcttgttctctagtagtaggaatTGATAGCCTGAGAACGTAGTGCAGGTGTTTAACAAAGAGGCAGAGTGAGGGTCCcggcaaaggtttcagggtcacaagcagatcAACAGCGTCAGTATCCAGACAAGAGGTCAAGGGTCAAAGGCAATTCAGCGGTGTTAGTATCCaagcaaagggtcagggtcacaggcaattaagcagcgtcagtatccaggcaagaggtcaagggtcacaggcaaaacaacagtgtcagtatccaggcaaggggtcagcaaCGATGATAACAATAGCAGGAGCAAcaacacagcaggagaagtatgcagggtagcagggactataaccgtcagggaggcttggccctccctgcctaatatacaggCAATAGCCAATGGCATTCATTGGGACACAGCAGGAATCATCAGTCACAGGAGGCTGATGATTAATTGTCTAATTGCacacgtgcccggctgccctggatgccgggacgcggcgctactacAAGAGAGTAGTTAACAGATATATCTTGTCCACCATACGTGAGCTGGGCAGGTATTAGCAGGGGGCTGATGATTAATTGTCTAattgcacacgcgcccggctgccctggatgccgggacgcggcgctactacAAGAgagtgtcccgaccgttgccttggcaacggacAGGACCAACCGGaagtcatgacgacggccgggacactggtcCGAGGCAGGGAGCGAGTTGAAGCGGTGCCCGGAGCTGCCTCCGCTCgtgacagtatcccccctttGAGGAGGGGTCATGGAAGCCcaacatccaggttttccaggaAATCTTTTGAAGAAATCAGCAAGTAATTTATCCGAATGTAAATTTCTTTGCGGCACCCAGGAACGTTCTTCGAGGCTGtaacctttccaatggacaaggaAATGAATTTGACCTTGCGCCTTCTCCGAGTCAAGGATCTTGTCGacctcaaattcttgatgtccatcaaCAGAAATAGGCTGAGGTCTAGCGGAACATCGGGGTCCAAATTTTCTAGAAGAGAGGACaggtttcaacaaggagcagtggaACATATTGGGAATTTTCAAAGATTCTGGAATCTTCAGTTCGAACGCCACTGGGTTGATTTGTCTTGAGATGGTAAAAggtccaataaatttaggccctggCTTCTTGCATGGTTGACGGAGTTTAATATTCCAAGTAGATAACCACACAGAATCTCCAACCTTGAAGGAGCAGGCAAAATGATGTAGGTCAGCAAAGACTTTGGACATAAAAGAGGCTCGGAGTAAGGACTGATGTACTGATCTCCAGATTCTCCTAAGCCGGGTGGCCGTATTCCTGGATTCAAAGGGCTTATCGGTGGACAGGGAGGACAAAGAATTGGCTCTGGGATGGTACCCAAGGATGCAGTAAAAGGGAGAGTGATGGCAAGAagtgtggcatgcgttgttgtaggcgaattcagcccatggaagaaggtCCGCCCAGTCGTTGtggtttttaaatacatataaccGTAAGTATTGCTCTAAggattgattcaccctttcagGCTGTCCGTTTAACTGCGGATGATAGGCAGATGATAGGCTGAGACTGATGCCTAAAAGggaacagaaggatttccagaaggCCGCTATGAACTATGAACCCCGATAGACACTATATCCTCTGGAAGACCATGGAACTTGGtcaaaggaataaaatgagccattttactgaaccgatccacggttacccagatggtgttgcatcCGGAAGATGGAGGTAAGTCAACAATGAAGTCTATGGACAAATGGGTCCAGGGTCTGACCGGGACTGTAAGGGCAATAATGGGACAGAAGGGGATTTCCGAGGAATCTTGTTTTTGGAACAAAGGTCACAAGATAGTATGTATTCTATGGCGTCTGCAGGTagagatggccaccagacaacacGAGAAATGATTTCCACGTTCTTAGCGATGCCAGGATGTCCAGAAGTCTTGTTGTCATGACAATCGGAGAGAACAGCTTTCCTGAGGTGAATAGGTACAAAAAGTTTGCCCGTAGGTgtttcaggaggtgcctgtggttgGAATTGTAGAAGGGTTTTTCCCAGTtcctgcgtgaaggcaatcaaCACAGAAGAGACAGAGACAGTAGAACAAGGTTCTGAGACAGGAGCTTGGTAAGAGACAAAGCTTTGAGATAAGGCATCAGCTCTAAGGTTCCTTGAACCAGGCTGCTAGGTAATGATGAAgcggaaacgggagaagaagagggaccaccatGCTTGTCTGGAATTTAACCTCTTAGCTGATTCAATGtaagacaagttcttatgatTGGTGTATATCGTGATAACATgtcttgctccttcaagccactggcgccattcttccaatgcccaCTTGACGGCCAACAACTCCCGATTGCCCATGTCATAGTGTTCCTTAGCGGAATAAAATCTTCAGGATAAGTAGTCACAGGGATGAAGGCGATGGTCTTCCAAGTCTTTTTGGGATAGCACAGCTCCTACACCTACATCCAAAGCATCGACTTTAATGACAAATGGAAGGTATGGATTGGGATGTCTTAGAACAAGTGCAGATACAAAGGCATGTTTCAACGCCTCGAAGGCAGAAATGGTGACAGAAGGCCAGATTTTCGTGTCAGCTCCCTTGCAAgtcagagcagtaattggagcaACAAGAATAGAAAAAGAACTGATAAATTTCTTGTAATAATTAGTGAACCCCAGGaatctttgaatagctttaagatTCAAGGGTCGCAACCAGTCGAGAATGGCCTGTACCTTCATGGGGTCCATAGCAAAGCCTTCCGGGGAAATAACATACCCCAAAAATGTAACTTTAGAGACTTCAAGCTTACACTTTTCTAATTTAGCATAGAGGTGATGATGGCGGAGTTTCAGAAGAACTTGCCGTACATGCTCTCGATGTTGTTTCAATGAGCAAGAGTAAATCAGTATGTCATCTAGGTAGACCACTACAAAGGAGCCAAAAAATTCACGAAAGACGTCATTAAACAAATCTTGAAAGACAGCTGGAGCGTTGCTGAGGCCGAAAGGCATAAtgaggtattcatagtggcccgtttctttcttggccacaaagaagaagcctgccccggcaggtgacttggaaggcctaataaagcctttttgcaggttctccTCTACATACaattccatggcttgggtctctggaatagaCAAAGCgtataatcttcccttgggcaatCTAGAAGCTGGGATAAGATCAATAGCACAGTCGTACTCCCTGTGAGGAGGGAgaatatctgcttctttcttcAAAATAATTTCATTGAATTCACGATAAGGAAAAGGTAACTGCTCAGGGTAAGTATGAGTAACCCTGAGTGGCAGGGACAAACAAAAGGAAGAGCACAGAGGTCTCCACTGAGTTATCTCACCCTTAGTCCAGTCAATACAGGGATTGTGAAGGGCAAGCCATGGATAGCCCAAGATCAGAGGTACCGAGGGACAGTGAATTAGGTACAGTGAgatggtctcggagtgaagggcacccaactTTAACTGTAGTGGAGGTGAACTGTGATGAATTTCACCTTTGTCCAGGCGATTCCCATCCAGCCCATATACAGCAATGATGGATTCAAGAGGAACAGCTGAGAAACCCAGGGACCGGGCAAGGGTCAAGTctaaaaagtttccagcagctccactgtccaagAATGCGGGAACAGATATAGCTTGTCCACTGTACGTGAGCTGGGCAGGTATTAGCAGGGGGCTGATGATTAATTGTCTaattgcgcacgtgcccggctccctggatgctgggacgcggcgctactaCAAGAGAGCGGCCAGCCGCTGCCTTGGCAACGGCTAGGACcgactggaagtgacgtcccggtcgtcatgacgatggccgggacgctgggcCGAGGCAGGGAGCGAGTCGCGGCAGTGATAATAGCATATGGAGTAACCTGTGGAAATTAGAAAAGTTCACTGACctctgtgttttggctttggttgtggatctggattaagcttgtatttttgtcttggtttttgcaaaaccacccttggggttttggatatgtattttttagaaaaaatagctaaaatatgctaaaatcacataattttgctctctttttgttcctacattattattaacttcaatcacactaatttccagtcatttacagtcaattttgaacacctcacaggtcacaatattgttttcatccactttcagacaaagactgcagcgagctggctggatgctaagtgacagagcaacgacataaacacacggcagttcacagcacatctaggaaacattgccacacagcagtgacagaaatgaaaagtggtgcaagatggaattgtccttgggcccttgaacccacctttatgtaagatattaaaaaggacatgcacagttttacaaagcaagtgctccagcgacaaggaatgcaaattttatggctgaagtgcttggtttgttagggtacccacaaaacaagctgacaatgggcttaaggcaaatatgtaaacagtgctgttaatgaactctactgtggcaagtcatgcaccagaggaaacagttcttgccagtgataagaagaaggccattgtcatgcctgggcataagacaaaaaaatccacctcttaaaatcagaaacttatgctaaaaaaatagcaacaagcagtccagtatcagctacctcgcttctctcagctagatcccagcaccttcaATCTACagccccaacaccttcatcatcaatatcctcacaagttatcggagttagtcctacatacaagttgctaaggcgagatgactcctcccctattcaggactcctaagatccttgagcgttaggcccactgctgttgctcctactgctgggggtggatctgcaacccagaagcagaccaagaagaagaatactagtagtttacaacaattgactgttaaactatcctttgcaagaggaagcaaatatgacagctgtcacctagTCGCAGAGCGGATCACAGCCGCCATGGCAACTattctagtattagatctgcgtccaatgtacacttaaccatagatatggGGACAAACGGAACGGGAAAACGAAacatatgactgtgacagccaactgggttggtaaattgccttcagcagcaggaacagcagcagcatctaacaaacaacaccaGATATTTCAGAGGTAGtatctgtgtatcatctgcttcactaagtggcataccgctgacaaactgttttaaaaactaagggatgtcattgcaacatagcttatcctgcttggactctcctgaggatatgtgatttctgataacgctaccaattgttagagcattacagcggagggaattccatcacattccctgttttgctcacacaatcaacttggtggtatagaactttttaaaaaatgacagggacatgcaggagatgctgtctgtgccccgaaatattttggttcattttcggcattctgcaacagcatgtaagagaaatcagcagctgcaagaagaatagaatttcagggggaatgtacttttgtctagcacagtggagaatactttccgtgttgtgcaaggtgctgaaattaCTCAAAGTAGTCagctgtgaagagagtgcagacactgttagcttgagtcaagtgattcccctaataggactttttgaaaagcagctagagaaattgaaggagaaaattaaacaaagcaattccgctaactatgttggacttgtagattaagtactttatttgcttcgccaggatccaagagttatcaacatcttgaaatcggattactacattttggcaactgtgcttgatcataggtttaagagctatgtgttctctttctttccaactgaccacgatctcaagagatgcaatgagcttctggtcagcaagctgacagctcaagtggtacatgacacaacaatgtctcttccttcagtttctctggcacctgtttctaggaaaaaacttaactttcccaaggcacacagtggtgatgcagatgagtcagcacaacattttgacatttgggctggtctaaaagaattgcccaaaatcatgacagctgtgctgtaaaatgagctacaaattccatgaggaaagccATTACTGGCAATAACATCAAACTACGCAGAATTCTGTGACGGTCGATTcctgcagggatgaattagtattgtttgagaatgatgtacacactgatgagggtgaatataatgacagtgtagattgcagttgctgagatctagctgagagaagggagctagctgatgctggtatgcttggtaatatttttggtagaatggcatgttggtaattttatgtttttctacagtaaactttcacctttattagagaggtgtttttttctttaaaaaggtacaagctttttaattacatttttgtttccctgacttaaaaccactatgcacttgaacataggtgtCACTGCAGTGCTCCTTCcgtggcgcgctgtaagctgcttactgaggagatctcgtgacactctcgcgagatctcctcagtaaggagattactgagcgccggagaaggaggactgcagtgacagagctcagcattgatcgggccgggggcgcccccgcccctgtcccgatcaataattctgctgagctctgtcaagggccccctggatgcccaaggcccctgggct
This genomic interval carries:
- the IL26 gene encoding interleukin-26 — protein: MKISCIFIQTLSLTTLLILTCESKPLVKRGCYTARIMTASSNLMNKTAEFIKRFPDNIISIQLLTDALKKDFMENCSTRLSLLSFYSENVLSVGRVLKEAEKSGINEDFRKIEDLLRFCPTNKCELMEETERMKEFRNKLKKMNMEKRLRKAVSEIDTLLDWIDSFIHDIKKKEH